One window of Bacillaceae bacterium S4-13-56 genomic DNA carries:
- a CDS encoding polymer-forming cytoskeletal protein, translated as MKKWTAILAALLLVGLLAACGADEDANASEENNETNNAAKNNEENTGNDGVADVVTTASIVDNADAFVSAVSESGTWIIATLNDLTFDEEVVVAGEFHDKGDAANDIYRKIAPYTQDEDHNITESFTLTMPQLTVKSENLNFQGGILKGDVYVEANGFQLHETATIDGNLYFASEEAQASAAIDGQVTGSTEVSGGADVVTTASIVNDAEAFISAVGLTGTWIIATLNDLTIDEEVVVAGEFHDKGDAANDIYRKIAPYAQDADHNITAQYTITVPKLTVQSENLRIQGGIIKGDVIVEANGFNLHETAKIDGNLYFASEDVKATAAIDGEVTGATEVQ; from the coding sequence ATGAAAAAATGGACGGCAATTTTAGCGGCTCTTTTGTTGGTAGGTTTGTTAGCTGCATGCGGAGCAGATGAAGATGCGAACGCTAGCGAAGAAAACAATGAAACAAACAATGCGGCGAAAAATAACGAAGAAAACACAGGGAATGATGGAGTCGCAGACGTAGTGACTACCGCTTCTATCGTTGACAATGCAGACGCATTTGTAAGTGCAGTAAGCGAAAGTGGAACATGGATCATCGCAACTCTTAACGACTTAACTTTTGATGAAGAAGTTGTTGTAGCAGGTGAGTTCCACGATAAGGGAGACGCTGCAAACGATATCTATCGTAAAATCGCTCCATACACTCAAGACGAAGATCATAACATTACAGAATCATTTACATTAACAATGCCTCAACTTACCGTTAAAAGTGAAAACTTAAACTTTCAAGGTGGAATTCTTAAAGGTGATGTATACGTAGAAGCTAATGGTTTCCAATTACACGAAACTGCTACAATTGACGGAAACCTTTACTTCGCTAGTGAAGAAGCTCAAGCTTCCGCAGCTATCGATGGTCAAGTAACTGGTTCAACTGAAGTTTCTGGTGGAGCAGATGTAGTAACTACTGCTTCAATCGTTAACGATGCAGAGGCATTTATTAGTGCTGTAGGCCTAACCGGAACATGGATTATCGCAACACTTAATGATCTAACAATTGATGAAGAAGTAGTTGTTGCTGGTGAATTCCATGATAAGGGCGATGCGGCTAACGATATCTATCGTAAAATCGCTCCCTATGCTCAAGATGCAGACCATAACATCACTGCTCAATACACAATTACTGTACCTAAATTAACAGTACAAAGTGAAAACCTACGTATTCAGGGTGGTATCATCAAAGGTGATGTTATTGTAGAAGCAAATGGATTTAACCTTCATGAAACTGCTAAGATCGACGGAAACCTTTACTTTGCTAGCGAAGATGTTAAAGCAACTGCCGCTATCGATGGTGAAGTAACTGGCGCAACTGAAGTTCAATAA
- the htpX gene encoding protease HtpX: protein MGKRLFLFILTNILVMTTIVIVWSVITSLTGINGSFETGGSGLGIDYTSLMVFSLIVGFTGSFISLSMSRWMAKMMMKVKVLDPEGSLSAQERAVVEKVHRFARAAGLSHMPQVGIYQSAEVNAFATGPSKKRSLVAVSSGLLQAMDEDAVEGVIAHEVAHVANGDMVTMTLLQGIVNTFVVFFSRIVAIIASRLVREEMQVIVRFAAIIIFQILFSILGSIVVSAYSRHREFHADRGGADLAGRDKMAHALRSLKAYVNRASLKDHSDDSAIQTMKISSKRGVVTLFSSHPDLDDRIARLEQI from the coding sequence ATGGGAAAAAGATTGTTTCTGTTTATTTTAACAAACATTCTTGTTATGACTACAATTGTAATCGTTTGGTCTGTTATTACTTCTCTAACAGGAATAAATGGGTCGTTTGAAACAGGCGGTTCAGGGTTAGGAATTGATTATACTTCCTTAATGGTATTTAGTTTAATTGTTGGTTTTACAGGATCGTTCATATCTTTATCCATGTCACGTTGGATGGCAAAAATGATGATGAAGGTAAAGGTTTTAGATCCTGAGGGTTCTTTATCTGCTCAAGAGCGAGCTGTTGTTGAAAAAGTTCATAGATTTGCTCGTGCAGCTGGGTTATCACATATGCCTCAAGTTGGGATCTACCAATCTGCTGAAGTGAACGCCTTTGCCACTGGGCCATCCAAGAAACGCTCACTTGTAGCAGTTTCTTCAGGACTTCTTCAAGCGATGGATGAAGATGCAGTGGAAGGTGTTATTGCCCATGAAGTAGCCCACGTTGCAAATGGGGATATGGTAACTATGACTTTGCTTCAAGGTATCGTGAATACATTTGTTGTATTCTTCTCAAGAATTGTTGCGATTATAGCTTCAAGACTAGTTCGTGAAGAAATGCAAGTGATTGTGCGATTTGCAGCAATTATTATTTTCCAAATTCTATTCTCTATCCTTGGGAGTATTGTGGTTAGTGCGTACTCAAGGCATCGTGAGTTTCATGCTGATAGAGGAGGAGCCGACCTAGCAGGCCGTGATAAAATGGCACATGCTTTACGCTCACTAAAAGCCTATGTAAACCGTGCTTCTTTAAAAGATCATTCGGATGACTCTGCTATTCAAACGATGAAAATTAGCAGTAAGCGTGGAGTTGTCACATTATTCTCCAGTCATCCTGATTTAGACGATCGTATAGCACGTCTTGAACAGATATAA
- a CDS encoding OmpA family protein, producing the protein MINKYQRLFQKDQEDGFFWPSFTDLLTTILLCFILVFISMMIIKSYQIEEMKKTIDQIMGVRVELVNDLKAEFKDSPLGIEVDEQTGAIIFDTDILFDYDDDQLKLESNQYLNEFMPKYIDILLKSGYEDYIAEIIIEGHTDRDNGYLYNLKLSQDRAYSVASYILGSGFPHKDLQPILQEKLTVNGKSFTDGRYDENGEYDAAASRRVEFKFRLKDEEILEKTREILEGK; encoded by the coding sequence ATGATTAATAAATACCAACGTCTGTTTCAAAAGGATCAGGAAGACGGGTTTTTTTGGCCATCCTTTACAGATTTACTAACGACGATTTTGCTTTGTTTTATCCTAGTTTTCATTAGTATGATGATTATAAAATCCTATCAAATTGAAGAAATGAAAAAAACGATCGATCAGATTATGGGTGTTCGTGTAGAACTCGTTAACGATTTAAAAGCTGAATTTAAAGACTCTCCTTTAGGAATTGAGGTTGATGAACAAACAGGGGCAATCATTTTCGATACGGATATTTTATTTGATTACGATGATGATCAGTTAAAGCTTGAGTCCAATCAATACTTGAATGAGTTCATGCCTAAATACATTGATATTTTATTAAAAAGTGGTTATGAGGATTATATTGCTGAAATCATCATCGAAGGCCATACAGATCGAGATAATGGGTATTTATATAATCTCAAGTTGTCCCAAGATCGGGCGTATAGTGTGGCGTCCTATATATTGGGAAGCGGCTTTCCTCATAAAGACCTTCAACCCATTCTACAAGAAAAATTAACGGTCAATGGAAAGTCATTTACGGATGGTCGTTATGATGAAAATGGAGAATATGATGCAGCAGCATCTCGCCGGGTTGAATTTAAATTCAGACTTAAAGATGAAGAAATATTAGAAAAAACAAGAGAAATTTTAGAGGGGAAGTAA
- a CDS encoding MotA/TolQ/ExbB proton channel family protein — protein MEAILQLFIGEQRAQEILASQVIELIFTILIITFVIAVFVHLALYNKLKKIRNYISETKRMDIDPLRSYKEDFDHRQKEESVKVETFVQEKFSGWRIFSLPVITLIKLIQMTVSIFILIGVLGTFIGLTMSLGSIGGAGDQLVAEVASVLAGLDIAFYTSIAGMSLSLIMTVLIRAANTEYLMTDIMLKVESMLGEQEQNGLGRLIQVSETINSSILQLQETNQQSLQSIESSFKGFQDYTTGLQQSAEDLAKFNVGLSENLKDFAEIFDHVREVTDGFGSATSNLNKNFDQLFQYFKKMDGRNERMASTFDETYEKIKEVSETQMETLHTFEESVTELKDFTSSIVDSQRSVQSEFEKMNRKTHELVDRMEKHNKQFRNIFGENLTSQLSGITTYLSELTRDFDKFGESIVGLPHALQILNDTQAEYKHLLSDRFAELKQFNQEFNNHLKSHLADSMAFENHLKDATSSYEQIGMKNNQLIKEINNTISQMKDSFQHRENQLDSNLDLVKDSLTNYASNLEGVLGDKLDKVVKSIGDYVESTNDAIRKEYRQMREVTEESQQKNARYAQQSMSELQQAIQQLNQQLYAFTQEAANFSNQARVGNQ, from the coding sequence GTGGAAGCTATTTTGCAGTTGTTTATTGGGGAGCAGCGTGCTCAGGAAATATTGGCTAGTCAGGTGATTGAGCTTATATTTACGATACTTATTATTACCTTCGTTATCGCTGTTTTTGTCCATTTAGCCTTGTATAACAAACTAAAAAAAATTCGAAATTACATTAGTGAAACAAAGCGAATGGATATTGATCCATTGCGTTCCTATAAAGAAGATTTTGACCATAGACAAAAAGAGGAGTCTGTAAAAGTCGAGACATTTGTCCAGGAAAAATTCTCAGGTTGGAGAATTTTTAGTTTACCTGTTATTACTCTTATTAAACTCATTCAAATGACGGTGTCGATCTTCATTTTAATTGGGGTCCTTGGTACATTTATTGGACTGACAATGTCCCTTGGAAGTATCGGAGGAGCAGGGGATCAACTAGTAGCGGAGGTAGCCAGTGTTCTAGCAGGGCTTGATATTGCTTTTTATACAAGTATTGCAGGGATGAGTTTATCTCTTATCATGACGGTTTTAATTCGAGCTGCTAACACAGAATATCTTATGACAGATATTATGCTAAAAGTAGAGTCCATGTTAGGGGAACAGGAGCAAAACGGTCTTGGGCGACTCATCCAAGTGTCCGAGACTATCAACTCTTCTATTCTCCAGCTCCAAGAAACCAACCAGCAATCCCTACAAAGTATTGAAAGCTCCTTTAAAGGATTTCAGGATTATACAACGGGCCTCCAGCAATCGGCTGAAGACTTAGCCAAATTTAATGTAGGTCTCTCTGAAAACTTAAAGGATTTTGCCGAAATTTTTGATCATGTAAGAGAAGTTACTGATGGATTTGGCAGTGCCACCTCTAACTTAAACAAAAACTTTGACCAGCTGTTTCAGTACTTTAAGAAGATGGACGGCCGAAACGAGCGGATGGCTAGCACATTTGATGAAACCTATGAAAAAATTAAAGAAGTTTCAGAAACTCAAATGGAAACTCTCCATACCTTTGAGGAGTCCGTTACGGAATTGAAGGATTTCACTTCATCGATTGTAGATAGTCAACGTTCTGTACAATCAGAATTTGAAAAAATGAACAGAAAAACACATGAGCTCGTGGATCGAATGGAAAAGCATAACAAGCAGTTCCGTAATATATTTGGGGAAAATTTAACCTCGCAGTTGTCTGGAATTACTACTTATTTAAGCGAGCTGACTCGAGACTTTGATAAATTTGGAGAATCCATCGTAGGTCTCCCACACGCTTTGCAAATTTTAAATGATACTCAAGCTGAATATAAGCATCTGCTGTCTGATCGGTTTGCGGAATTAAAACAATTTAATCAAGAGTTCAACAATCACTTAAAATCTCATTTGGCTGATTCCATGGCGTTTGAAAATCATTTAAAGGACGCAACAAGCTCTTATGAACAAATCGGTATGAAAAATAACCAACTGATTAAGGAAATCAATAATACGATTTCTCAAATGAAAGATTCCTTTCAACACCGTGAAAATCAACTTGATTCCAATTTGGACCTAGTGAAGGATTCCTTGACAAATTATGCCTCTAATTTAGAGGGAGTGCTTGGAGACAAACTGGATAAAGTAGTTAAAAGTATCGGGGACTATGTCGAATCTACAAATGATGCCATTCGAAAAGAATATAGGCAAATGCGGGAGGTAACTGAAGAAAGCCAACAGAAAAATGCCCGTTATGCCCAACAATCCATGAGTGAACTTCAACAAGCCATTCAACAATTGAACCAACAGCTTTATGCTTTCACACAAGAAGCAGCTAATTTTTCTAACCAAGCGAGGGTTGGTAATCAATGA
- a CDS encoding SCP2 sterol-binding domain-containing protein, which produces MSVKTELLQLVERMNDNPSFIQEEKDRIFQIDLEESGPLQIVLENAHVEVIDGVSEDASVTLKLSDQTFSKLLRDDLNTTVAFMKGQIKVDGNIGLALKLQEIMKKYQ; this is translated from the coding sequence ATGAGTGTTAAAACTGAGCTTTTACAATTAGTTGAAAGAATGAATGACAATCCATCATTCATTCAGGAGGAAAAGGATCGTATTTTTCAAATTGATTTGGAAGAAAGCGGTCCTTTGCAGATTGTGTTAGAAAATGCTCATGTAGAGGTTATTGATGGGGTGTCAGAAGATGCTTCGGTAACCCTTAAATTATCTGATCAAACCTTTTCCAAGCTTCTTCGAGATGATTTGAACACTACTGTAGCTTTCATGAAGGGTCAAATTAAGGTAGACGGGAATATTGGACTTGCACTAAAACTTCAAGAAATTATGAAGAAATATCAATAG
- a CDS encoding alpha/beta hydrolase, with translation MEHIFNKGSNPSKPTLLLLHGTGGNEEDLLPLAKMIDSKANVLSVRGNVSEKGMNRFFRRLSEGVFDEEDLVFRTKELYSFLDDAAEKYKFDRNNIVAVGYSNGANIAGSLLFHYDDALKGAILHHPMVPIRGTKLPNLDGTSVFITAGANDSICTPTESNELERILKEANAEVNIHWENNGHQLTRTEAEAAAKWYKGIFS, from the coding sequence ATGGAACATATTTTTAACAAGGGAAGCAATCCATCAAAACCAACTCTCTTATTGCTTCATGGAACTGGTGGAAACGAGGAAGACCTTCTTCCATTAGCAAAAATGATTGATTCCAAGGCAAACGTATTAAGTGTGAGAGGGAATGTTTCTGAAAAAGGAATGAATCGATTTTTCCGCCGTTTATCAGAAGGAGTTTTTGACGAAGAGGATTTGGTTTTTCGAACAAAGGAACTATACAGTTTTTTAGATGATGCTGCAGAAAAATATAAGTTTGACCGAAACAATATTGTAGCTGTTGGATATTCCAATGGAGCAAATATTGCTGGTAGCTTGCTCTTTCATTACGATGATGCCTTAAAGGGTGCGATTTTACATCATCCGATGGTTCCAATTAGGGGAACTAAGCTTCCAAATTTAGATGGTACTTCCGTTTTTATTACGGCGGGAGCGAATGATTCTATTTGTACACCAACGGAGTCTAATGAGCTTGAACGAATTCTTAAAGAAGCTAATGCAGAAGTGAATATTCATTGGGAAAACAATGGGCACCAATTAACAAGAACAGAGGCTGAAGCAGCAGCCAAGTGGTATAAGGGGATTTTTTCATAA
- a CDS encoding ring-cleaving dioxygenase — translation MGKKSMGIHHITAIVGHPQENVDFYAGILGLRLVKQTVNFDDPGTYHLYFGNQTGQPGTIITFFPWAGAQKGKIGGGQVGVTTYVVPLNSFDFWKKRLDKYKINYAEQTRFDEKYIQFEDPHGLQLELVEREEGAKNPWVFGEVNENVAIKGFGGAILYSIQPEKTAELLEQVMGLDKIAEEGELIRFRAQDNIGNIIDIKKTPTERGGMGVGIVHHIAWRSKDDEDQLDWKKHIQRNGYLVTPVKDRNYFNSIYFREHGQILFEIATDPPGFTHDESKETMGEKLMLPEQYEQDRSQIEKILLPLEVRNLE, via the coding sequence ATGGGAAAAAAATCAATGGGAATACATCATATTACGGCTATTGTTGGTCATCCACAGGAAAATGTTGATTTTTATGCAGGTATTCTAGGGCTAAGATTAGTCAAGCAAACCGTAAATTTTGATGATCCTGGAACTTATCATCTCTATTTTGGTAATCAAACGGGTCAACCCGGTACTATTATCACTTTTTTTCCTTGGGCAGGAGCGCAAAAAGGAAAAATTGGTGGAGGACAAGTAGGAGTCACAACATATGTAGTCCCATTAAATTCGTTTGATTTTTGGAAAAAGAGACTAGATAAGTACAAAATAAATTATGCAGAACAAACTAGATTCGATGAAAAATACATTCAATTTGAAGATCCACATGGGCTTCAATTAGAGTTGGTGGAAAGGGAAGAAGGAGCGAAAAATCCTTGGGTCTTTGGTGAGGTAAACGAGAATGTTGCAATAAAGGGGTTTGGTGGGGCGATTTTATATTCTATCCAACCTGAGAAAACAGCGGAACTTTTGGAACAAGTGATGGGTCTTGATAAAATTGCTGAAGAGGGTGAACTGATCCGTTTTCGTGCACAAGATAATATAGGAAATATTATTGATATAAAGAAGACACCAACTGAACGTGGGGGAATGGGAGTCGGTATTGTTCATCATATTGCTTGGAGATCTAAAGATGACGAAGACCAATTAGACTGGAAAAAGCATATTCAAAGAAATGGATATTTGGTCACACCTGTTAAAGACCGTAATTATTTTAACTCCATCTATTTTAGAGAACATGGACAGATCTTGTTTGAAATTGCTACAGATCCACCAGGTTTCACACATGATGAATCAAAAGAGACGATGGGAGAGAAATTAATGTTACCTGAGCAATATGAGCAAGATCGCTCACAAATTGAGAAAATTTTACTTCCATTGGAAGTGCGTAACCTGGAGTAA
- a CDS encoding KamA family radical SAM protein, producing MAQPKYITKIDKIQEIPQHEREKLKSITDKYVFRVNDYYLSLIEWENPNDPIRKLVIPSEKELEEYGRWDASDEDTNYAVPGCQHKYATTALLLISEVCGSYCRYCFRKRLFRNDVKEVMSDVEPGLKYIENHPEINNVLLTGGDSLILATKKLRMILERLRDIPHVKIIRLGSKMPVFNPMRIYEDEALLQLIREFSTPEHRIYVMAHISHPVEITSKAKKALEALHDAGAIVVNQTPVLKGINDDPVVLSELLDKLSWAGVTPYYFFVNRPVAGNRDFVLTLKEVYDIVEKAKALTSGLGKRVRLAMSHTSGKIEILAIEDGKAYLKYHQSRDKEYGKFMVLDCPEDASWFDDLPGNEQYWNPPSKKTDEVVSANELVK from the coding sequence ATGGCACAGCCCAAGTACATTACGAAAATTGATAAGATTCAAGAGATCCCACAACACGAAAGGGAAAAACTAAAAAGTATCACAGACAAATATGTGTTTCGTGTAAATGACTATTATTTAAGTCTAATTGAATGGGAGAATCCCAATGACCCGATTCGCAAGCTGGTTATTCCTAGTGAAAAGGAATTAGAAGAATATGGTCGATGGGATGCTTCTGACGAAGATACAAACTATGCTGTTCCAGGTTGTCAGCATAAATACGCAACAACGGCTTTACTATTGATTTCTGAGGTGTGTGGGTCGTACTGTCGCTATTGTTTTAGAAAAAGATTATTCCGTAATGACGTAAAGGAAGTTATGAGTGATGTTGAACCAGGATTAAAGTACATTGAAAATCACCCTGAAATTAATAATGTATTGTTAACTGGTGGCGATTCACTTATTTTGGCTACAAAAAAATTAAGAATGATATTAGAAAGACTTCGAGACATTCCTCATGTAAAAATCATCAGATTAGGATCAAAAATGCCTGTATTTAATCCTATGAGAATTTATGAAGATGAAGCATTGCTCCAACTCATCCGAGAGTTTTCTACCCCAGAACATCGAATTTATGTAATGGCCCACATTAGTCACCCCGTAGAAATTACATCTAAAGCAAAAAAAGCATTGGAAGCTCTGCACGATGCAGGTGCTATTGTAGTTAATCAAACACCAGTATTGAAAGGGATTAATGATGATCCTGTTGTATTATCTGAGCTCCTTGATAAGTTATCATGGGCAGGTGTCACTCCCTACTATTTCTTTGTTAACAGGCCTGTCGCAGGGAACCGAGATTTTGTTTTAACCCTTAAAGAAGTATATGATATTGTAGAAAAAGCTAAAGCACTTACCTCTGGGCTTGGTAAGCGTGTTCGTCTTGCCATGAGCCATACCAGTGGAAAGATTGAAATTTTGGCAATTGAAGACGGAAAAGCATACCTAAAGTATCATCAATCGCGAGATAAGGAATATGGAAAGTTTATGGTTCTTGACTGCCCTGAAGATGCCTCATGGTTTGATGATTTACCAGGGAATGAACAATATTGGAACCCTCCGTCAAAAAAGACGGATGAGGTTGTGTCAGCCAACGAACTAGTAAAATAA
- a CDS encoding NAD(P)-dependent oxidoreductase: MIGFVGLGIMGNAMAENLLDAGYNLIVHNRTKSKAENLLEKGALWAETPAEVAEKSDLILSMLTNENAVESMALGESGFLNHLAKGKLWVDSSTVDPNFSRRMAEAATQRNIRFLDAPVSGSKIPAQKGELIFLVGGSKEDLEEVRPLLDVMGKSVQYHGEHGKGASMKLVINLMLAQSMAAFSEAISFGEAIGLEKETVIDTLLNSPTTAPILNMKRNKLMENEFEEEFPLEHMHKDLHLVSQAAYENNQAMPVANATKELYGQAKQSGLGRKDMSAIYHFIKNR; this comes from the coding sequence ATGATTGGTTTTGTTGGGTTAGGTATTATGGGGAATGCTATGGCAGAAAATCTGTTGGATGCTGGTTACAATTTGATTGTTCATAATCGAACAAAGTCTAAAGCAGAAAACTTATTGGAAAAAGGGGCTTTGTGGGCAGAGACTCCGGCTGAGGTTGCGGAGAAATCAGATCTTATTCTCTCTATGCTCACAAATGAAAACGCTGTTGAAAGTATGGCTCTTGGGGAGTCGGGATTCCTCAATCATTTGGCAAAAGGTAAGCTCTGGGTAGATTCAAGTACTGTAGACCCTAATTTCAGTAGAAGAATGGCAGAGGCTGCAACTCAAAGAAATATTCGTTTTCTAGATGCTCCTGTTTCAGGTTCAAAAATTCCTGCTCAAAAAGGAGAGTTAATTTTCTTAGTCGGTGGAAGCAAAGAGGATTTAGAAGAGGTTAGACCATTACTTGACGTTATGGGTAAATCTGTACAATATCATGGAGAGCACGGAAAAGGAGCTTCCATGAAATTAGTAATTAATTTAATGCTTGCTCAATCCATGGCTGCTTTTTCAGAGGCGATAAGCTTTGGTGAGGCAATTGGGTTGGAAAAGGAAACGGTTATCGATACTTTGCTCAATAGTCCGACGACTGCCCCTATACTTAATATGAAGCGTAATAAGCTTATGGAAAATGAATTTGAAGAGGAATTTCCTTTGGAACATATGCATAAGGATTTACATTTAGTATCGCAGGCTGCCTATGAAAATAATCAAGCTATGCCAGTTGCTAATGCAACTAAAGAGCTTTATGGCCAAGCTAAGCAAAGCGGGTTAGGAAGAAAAGATATGTCGGCCATTTATCATTTTATAAAAAATCGATAA
- a CDS encoding TetR/AcrR family transcriptional regulator encodes MPKATFHNLSEEKKTLLITALRKEFSRAPLYEASISNIIKDANIPRGSFYQYFVDKEDAYFYLLGNLSIQTHEKFLSMLEKNKGSLFDTLPEFFQCIIQDDENFYFFKNTILNMNHKIEKSLSEVFTHDGDKKQFLFMSQFIKTDELPIQTDEELYHFMKIIAAITFHNFIETFSKNLSPENALHNYITQINILKRNVV; translated from the coding sequence ATGCCGAAAGCCACATTCCACAATCTATCTGAAGAGAAAAAAACACTGCTTATCACAGCATTGAGAAAAGAGTTCTCAAGAGCTCCTTTATACGAAGCTTCAATCTCTAATATTATCAAAGATGCCAATATCCCCAGAGGTAGCTTTTATCAGTATTTTGTAGACAAAGAGGACGCCTATTTTTATTTGCTTGGTAATCTTTCCATACAAACCCACGAAAAATTTTTGTCCATGCTGGAGAAAAATAAAGGTAGTCTTTTTGACACATTACCCGAATTTTTTCAATGTATTATACAAGACGATGAAAACTTTTATTTTTTCAAAAATACCATACTAAATATGAATCATAAAATAGAAAAATCTCTTTCAGAGGTATTTACTCATGATGGTGATAAAAAACAATTTCTGTTCATGAGCCAATTCATAAAAACTGACGAGCTTCCTATACAAACAGACGAAGAACTATATCATTTTATGAAAATTATTGCCGCCATCACATTCCATAACTTCATAGAAACCTTCTCGAAAAACCTATCACCAGAGAACGCCTTACACAACTACATTACCCAAATAAATATACTAAAGAGGAATGTGGTGTAG
- a CDS encoding DUF5392 family protein, giving the protein MKMIMNDVPPFVKREVDKLEETVEPIAKKAAKYSFWSFPLIVFSLINLFFLLFVIQQNNLIAMAFYAVLGAIGLALSKEVRYQRKELMERTKEYIIKRIHQSEDVTPEVKNKYIQLVKQHPFRSFQYFVEFLEEEHRMSRLSYF; this is encoded by the coding sequence ATGAAGATGATAATGAATGACGTACCCCCTTTTGTAAAACGAGAAGTAGATAAACTAGAAGAGACTGTGGAGCCCATTGCGAAAAAGGCTGCCAAATATTCTTTCTGGTCCTTTCCATTGATAGTCTTCTCATTAATAAATTTGTTCTTTTTGTTATTTGTTATTCAACAGAATAATCTAATTGCAATGGCTTTTTACGCGGTACTAGGTGCTATTGGATTAGCCTTATCAAAAGAAGTACGGTATCAAAGAAAGGAATTGATGGAGAGAACTAAGGAGTATATCATTAAACGAATTCATCAGAGTGAGGATGTTACTCCAGAAGTTAAAAACAAATATATACAATTAGTAAAACAACACCCTTTCCGTTCCTTTCAGTATTTTGTTGAATTTCTCGAGGAAGAACATAGAATGAGCCGGTTATCTTATTTTTAA
- a CDS encoding GTP pyrophosphokinase family protein, with protein MKIQFPEETADVKRIKVELIRFMMAYKFAVEEINTKINILQQEFQYIHEYNPIEHVKSRVKNPESIFKKIHRKGYEVSLDSVRENIRDIAGIRITCSFISDIYKISRMLQEQKDITVVEVKDYIENPKQNGYRSLHLIIQIPIFMSDREENVYVEIQIRTIAMDFWASLEHKIYYKYNQEIPHRLVGELKEAAKSATELDVKMESIHHEVNEIKESSEFDQVIQEFNMGEEDMHLPFDLFKLTQQSQMKKKGGS; from the coding sequence ATGAAGATTCAATTTCCGGAAGAGACAGCGGATGTTAAGAGGATTAAGGTGGAACTGATTCGATTTATGATGGCCTATAAGTTTGCTGTGGAGGAAATAAATACAAAGATTAATATTTTACAGCAGGAGTTTCAGTATATTCATGAATATAATCCAATAGAACATGTAAAGTCACGGGTCAAGAATCCAGAAAGTATCTTTAAAAAAATCCATCGTAAAGGATATGAGGTTTCATTAGATTCCGTAAGGGAAAACATTAGGGATATAGCAGGAATTCGTATTACATGTTCTTTTATATCTGATATATATAAGATTAGTCGAATGCTCCAGGAGCAAAAGGATATTACGGTGGTAGAGGTCAAGGACTATATCGAGAATCCAAAACAAAATGGCTACAGAAGCCTTCATCTGATTATCCAAATTCCTATTTTTATGTCTGACAGAGAGGAGAATGTCTATGTTGAAATTCAGATAAGGACAATTGCCATGGATTTTTGGGCAAGCCTTGAGCATAAAATTTATTATAAATATAATCAAGAGATTCCCCATCGGTTGGTCGGCGAATTAAAGGAAGCTGCTAAGTCAGCTACCGAATTGGACGTAAAAATGGAAAGTATCCATCATGAGGTTAATGAAATAAAGGAAAGTTCTGAATTTGACCAAGTGATTCAAGAATTTAACATGGGGGAGGAAGATATGCATCTTCCTTTTGATCTATTTAAATTAACCCAACAATCTCAAATGAAGAAGAAAGGAGGATCATGA